The proteins below are encoded in one region of Aequorivita iocasae:
- a CDS encoding DUF2383 domain-containing protein, with product MKKKYADFDKLNRLLVACFEAEKLYYNAAQDAQTTDLKRFLNYMAVERNRMSHDISNELHSRDIEPLKQDSEKGNIDRTWQEIKEALEYFDAEAIVRSCINRDRNNIKRYDELLERRELPDSILELLEKQKYQLEWYIKQAAQQPKKSPFVEEKKEEKKEEPQKEEEGGKVINLKAM from the coding sequence ATGAAAAAGAAATACGCAGATTTTGATAAATTAAACCGTTTACTCGTAGCCTGTTTTGAAGCTGAAAAACTGTATTACAATGCAGCACAGGATGCACAGACTACCGATTTAAAGAGGTTTTTGAATTATATGGCCGTGGAACGCAACCGGATGAGCCACGATATTTCAAACGAACTTCATTCCCGTGACATTGAACCTTTAAAACAAGATTCAGAAAAAGGGAATATTGACCGTACTTGGCAAGAAATTAAAGAAGCCTTGGAGTATTTCGATGCCGAAGCCATTGTAAGGTCCTGTATAAACCGTGACCGTAACAACATTAAAAGATATGATGAACTTTTAGAGCGTCGGGAATTACCGGACAGTATTTTGGAACTTCTAGAAAAACAAAAATATCAATTGGAGTGGTATATTAAGCAAGCCGCCCAACAGCCTAAGAAAAGTCCATTTGTTGAGGAAAAAAAAGAAGAAAAGAAGGAAGAGCCCCAAAAAGAGGAAGAAGGGGGAAAAGTGATAAATCTAAAAGCAATGTAA
- a CDS encoding DUF1003 domain-containing protein — translation MKTFVSNVSGKEFPESEKMHAKAIRKAIFDLIEKEHPSFNHNSFLSISELNQYRQKYISEYLLDEVGELGELEKDVLETIQNQEAISSKIILDEASAKFTYGQKLADKIASFGGSWKFIILFAAFIFVWMCINIIFLTSKPFDPYPFILLNLILSCLAALQAPVIMMSQNRQEEKDRERAKQDYMINLKSELEIRMLHEKLDHLIIHQQQELLNIQQVQVEMMEDIMKRLK, via the coding sequence ATGAAGACATTTGTAAGCAATGTTTCCGGGAAGGAATTTCCCGAAAGCGAAAAAATGCACGCCAAGGCCATTCGCAAAGCTATTTTTGATTTAATAGAAAAAGAGCATCCTTCTTTTAATCACAACAGTTTCTTATCCATCTCAGAGCTAAATCAATACCGCCAAAAATACATTTCAGAATATTTGTTGGACGAGGTTGGCGAATTGGGCGAACTGGAAAAGGATGTGTTGGAAACCATCCAAAACCAAGAAGCAATTTCCTCTAAAATTATTCTGGATGAAGCCTCCGCCAAATTTACTTACGGGCAAAAACTGGCAGATAAAATAGCAAGTTTTGGAGGCAGTTGGAAATTCATAATCCTTTTTGCCGCTTTCATATTTGTATGGATGTGTATCAACATCATTTTCTTGACCAGCAAACCCTTTGATCCGTATCCTTTTATACTTCTGAATTTAATACTTTCATGTTTGGCGGCATTACAAGCTCCGGTGATTATGATGAGCCAAAACCGACAGGAAGAAAAAGACAGGGAGCGCGCCAAACAGGATTATATGATAAACCTGAAATCTGAACTAGAAATACGGATGCTCCACGAAAAACTTGACCATTTAATTATCCATCAACAGCAAGAGCTTTTAAATATTCAGCAGGTGCAGGTGGAAATGATGGAGGATATTATGAAACGGTTGAAATAG
- a CDS encoding DUF1579 domain-containing protein, whose translation MKKVLFTLACLSLAFISCNDSAKEKMETEDTTIVADTTATEEAEMMEEPMDSIAMQKAWEAYMTPGEPHKRMAADVGTWNDELTFWMGPDAPPEKATATDEVKMIMGGRYQESTTTGEMMGMPFEGRSTLAYDNATNEYISTWIDNMGTGLAVMRGKYDDASKTTTLTGTMVDPMSGKEKQVKQVYTFVDENTRKIEMYEVGAEGKENKTMEIIMKRA comes from the coding sequence ATGAAAAAAGTACTATTCACACTCGCCTGCTTATCGTTGGCATTTATCTCCTGCAACGATAGTGCAAAAGAAAAAATGGAAACCGAAGACACTACTATAGTAGCAGATACCACTGCCACTGAAGAAGCCGAAATGATGGAAGAACCCATGGATTCCATAGCGATGCAAAAAGCTTGGGAAGCATACATGACACCTGGGGAACCCCACAAAAGAATGGCTGCCGATGTAGGCACCTGGAATGACGAACTTACTTTTTGGATGGGCCCCGATGCGCCACCAGAAAAGGCTACCGCCACCGATGAAGTAAAAATGATTATGGGAGGGCGCTACCAAGAAAGCACAACCACTGGTGAAATGATGGGTATGCCCTTTGAAGGTAGATCAACCTTAGCTTATGATAACGCCACCAATGAATATATTTCTACATGGATAGACAATATGGGCACAGGTCTGGCCGTAATGCGAGGAAAATATGATGATGCCAGCAAAACAACAACCCTTACGGGCACAATGGTAGACCCAATGAGTGGAAAAGAAAAGCAGGTGAAACAAGTATATACTTTTGTAGATGAAAATACCCGAAAGATTGAAATGTATGAGGTAGGTGCTGAAGGAAAGGAAAACAAAACTATGGAAATTATTATGAAGCGAGCATAA
- a CDS encoding DUF4097 family beta strand repeat-containing protein, whose translation MKNLKLFKRSTLVVLTFATTFGYSQTKYVESFNVSDNVEISVNTSFTNVVFETWNKNKVEVEAFIEGDNLSESQKEQLMKNWDLEVTGNSKKITVTSNAGNQPFPMSDMPNLEFIGPLMEDMVMPMIQNIKVPPLPADLLESIGDIQFDYEEFKKDEEGYMKKFEAQMDKNFGKDFEKRMEEWGKRFEESWDEKRADSIGEAYGKRMEAWGEDFGKRMEAWGEEYGKKMEAWANEIEKEYDDEGGNYTKTVTKSPHGTAIVIQGNRNNSGNSAKGKKTLIIRLPKNTKTEVNVRHGDLKMADANNIKANLNYTPFTANSIDGGQTLINASYAPVIVNVWKQGGLNVKYVDNCKIDNVQNINLQANSSDVRIGNISNQAFLSGSFGNLKIDKVSDGFETLDIRLENTDAKVKIPSGAFSFYFTGKKSTLKYPKSLQLKESKSADRVLVKGFNQNNGSNKTITINSTYSNVSLQ comes from the coding sequence ATGAAGAATTTAAAGCTATTCAAACGTAGTACCCTTGTAGTACTAACATTTGCCACAACTTTTGGCTACTCACAAACAAAATATGTGGAGAGCTTCAATGTCTCTGACAATGTAGAAATTTCTGTAAATACATCTTTTACAAATGTAGTTTTTGAAACCTGGAACAAAAACAAGGTAGAAGTTGAAGCCTTTATTGAAGGGGATAACCTTTCTGAGAGTCAAAAGGAACAACTGATGAAAAATTGGGATCTGGAGGTGACCGGAAACAGTAAAAAAATAACTGTAACATCCAATGCCGGCAACCAACCTTTTCCAATGAGCGATATGCCTAACCTTGAATTTATTGGCCCGCTAATGGAAGATATGGTTATGCCTATGATACAAAATATAAAAGTGCCGCCGCTACCTGCAGATTTATTGGAAAGCATAGGTGACATTCAGTTTGATTATGAAGAGTTTAAAAAAGACGAAGAGGGCTATATGAAAAAGTTTGAAGCCCAAATGGACAAAAATTTTGGGAAGGATTTTGAAAAACGAATGGAGGAATGGGGCAAACGCTTCGAGGAGTCCTGGGATGAAAAACGAGCAGACAGCATAGGCGAAGCCTATGGAAAAAGAATGGAAGCTTGGGGCGAAGATTTTGGAAAACGGATGGAAGCCTGGGGCGAAGAATACGGTAAAAAAATGGAAGCTTGGGCAAACGAGATTGAAAAGGAGTACGACGATGAGGGAGGCAATTACACCAAAACCGTTACCAAAAGCCCACACGGAACCGCTATTGTTATTCAGGGAAACCGTAACAATAGTGGGAACAGCGCTAAGGGAAAGAAAACCCTTATAATTCGCCTTCCAAAAAATACCAAGACTGAAGTTAATGTGCGCCACGGCGATCTCAAAATGGCAGATGCCAATAATATAAAAGCCAATTTAAATTACACGCCATTTACGGCAAATAGCATTGATGGGGGGCAAACCCTCATCAATGCATCTTATGCGCCGGTTATAGTGAATGTATGGAAACAAGGCGGCTTGAATGTAAAATATGTAGATAATTGTAAGATTGATAATGTTCAGAACATAAATCTTCAAGCGAATTCCAGCGACGTACGTATTGGTAACATATCCAATCAGGCATTCCTATCGGGTTCTTTTGGGAACTTAAAAATTGATAAGGTCTCTGATGGATTTGAAACGCTTGATATACGTTTAGAGAATACTGATGCCAAAGTGAAAATACCTAGCGGTGCATTTTCATTTTACTTTACGGGTAAAAAATCTACGTTGAAGTATCCTAAATCACTTCAACTAAAAGAATCCAAAAGTGCCGATCGGGTTTTAGTGAAAGGGTTTAACCAAAATAATGGTTCTAACAAAACCATCACTATAAATTCAACTTACAGTAATGTTTCACTTCAATAG
- a CDS encoding diacylglycerol/lipid kinase family protein, translated as MKTKIHFIVNPIAGKGNNGLSEALLKTYFPETEYSISIKKTAFVLHATALTQASIAEGAEIIVACGGDGTINEVASCLVNTSILLGILPMGSGNGLASNLKIPKNLKKALSVIKIQNVVTIDTGTINGEPFFSNTGVGFDAHVISDFEENTTRQLFSYLKSTLRTLKKYSYQTQLQIKYNGTTELVSPFLLFISNSNEMGYKMSLTPRASLQDGLLDVVIVPKLSRFKLGLFTMLFLFKKHHWLKEVRFQQLTALEIKSLENTTLKAQKDGEFFVPKEPIIKLAIRPKNLNVCVL; from the coding sequence TTGAAAACTAAAATCCATTTTATTGTAAACCCCATCGCCGGAAAAGGTAATAACGGACTTTCTGAAGCTTTGTTGAAAACCTACTTCCCGGAAACTGAATATTCCATTTCAATAAAGAAAACAGCCTTTGTGCTGCACGCCACAGCGCTCACACAAGCGTCTATTGCTGAAGGAGCTGAAATAATTGTAGCCTGCGGTGGCGATGGCACTATTAACGAGGTAGCTTCCTGCTTGGTAAATACTTCTATTTTGTTGGGGATTTTACCGATGGGGTCGGGAAATGGCTTGGCTTCCAATTTAAAAATTCCGAAAAACCTAAAAAAAGCCCTTTCCGTAATCAAAATCCAAAATGTGGTAACAATAGATACTGGAACTATTAATGGCGAACCATTTTTTAGCAATACAGGCGTTGGTTTTGATGCGCACGTTATCTCAGATTTTGAGGAAAATACCACACGACAACTTTTTAGTTATTTAAAATCGACATTGCGAACACTTAAAAAATATAGCTATCAAACTCAGCTACAAATAAAATACAATGGAACCACAGAACTGGTTTCGCCTTTTTTGCTTTTCATTTCCAATTCCAACGAAATGGGTTATAAAATGAGTTTGACACCCCGCGCTTCATTGCAGGACGGATTATTGGATGTGGTGATTGTTCCGAAACTTTCACGTTTCAAACTCGGGCTTTTTACCATGCTATTTCTTTTCAAAAAACATCATTGGTTAAAGGAAGTTCGGTTTCAACAACTTACGGCTTTGGAAATTAAAAGTTTGGAAAATACAACCTTAAAGGCCCAAAAGGACGGCGAATTTTTTGTTCCCAAAGAACCAATAATCAAATTAGCAATTCGTCCAAAGAACTTGAATGTATGTGTTTTATAA
- a CDS encoding RNA polymerase sigma factor produces the protein MSDLLLIEQCKQNNRKAQMALYGKYCDGMYAIANRYLKDTAAAEDAMQEAFIKAFKKLSQFKGDVTFGAWLKRIVINTCLDTIKAKKMELQSLNEEVFTMVEDDSDWSISDENSISEVISAIEELPENYKATVKLFLIEGYDHQEISEILQISENASRTYLHRGKTKLKETLKHLRYGTGY, from the coding sequence TTGTCCGATTTATTACTTATCGAGCAGTGTAAACAAAACAATCGAAAGGCACAAATGGCGCTTTATGGCAAATATTGTGACGGAATGTATGCCATTGCCAATAGGTATCTAAAGGACACCGCGGCCGCGGAAGACGCGATGCAGGAAGCATTTATCAAGGCTTTTAAAAAGCTAAGCCAATTTAAGGGAGACGTCACTTTTGGAGCTTGGCTAAAACGGATTGTAATAAATACTTGTCTTGATACCATAAAGGCAAAAAAAATGGAATTGCAATCGTTGAACGAAGAGGTCTTTACAATGGTGGAGGATGATTCGGACTGGTCAATTTCTGATGAAAACTCTATTTCTGAAGTGATTTCAGCAATTGAAGAACTACCGGAAAATTATAAGGCAACTGTAAAATTGTTTTTGATTGAAGGATATGACCATCAGGAAATTTCAGAAATACTGCAGATTTCTGAAAATGCATCGAGAACCTACCTGCACCGTGGAAAAACAAAATTAAAAGAAACACTAAAACACTTGCGCTATGGCACAGGATATTAA
- a CDS encoding DUF4199 domain-containing protein → MKKIFIEFKWAIIFTITLLAWMLLEKTLGWHEEQIADHQWLTLLFAPFAILMYLLEMREKRRRVYGGKITWLQGFISGIILSVFVALLSPLGQYITHNYITPQYFNNVIEYSVTNDLMTREKANDYFNINSYMWQSAIGAFGFGVITAAVVAIFVRKK, encoded by the coding sequence ATGAAAAAGATTTTCATCGAGTTTAAATGGGCAATAATTTTCACCATTACCCTGCTCGCGTGGATGCTGCTGGAGAAAACACTTGGCTGGCATGAAGAGCAGATTGCAGATCATCAATGGCTAACGCTTCTATTTGCTCCTTTTGCCATATTGATGTATTTGTTGGAAATGCGCGAAAAAAGAAGGCGGGTTTACGGCGGAAAAATCACTTGGCTTCAGGGTTTTATTTCAGGAATTATTCTTAGTGTTTTTGTGGCATTGCTTTCGCCTTTGGGGCAATACATTACCCATAATTATATAACCCCCCAATATTTCAACAATGTGATTGAATATTCCGTAACTAATGATCTGATGACCCGTGAAAAAGCTAACGACTATTTCAACATAAATAGCTATATGTGGCAATCTGCCATTGGGGCTTTTGGTTTTGGAGTAATTACAGCAGCTGTGGTTGCAATCTTTGTGAGGAAAAAGTAA
- the secA gene encoding preprotein translocase subunit SecA — MGILDNVLKVFVGDKSKKDISQIQPLVNEIKKHEAAIEKLSHDELRAKSDFFRKEIKAAQKDVQDQIDSLEKQSEEEQDINKKEEYYNQIDKLKDDRYEIEKATLTKILPEAFAVMKETAKRFKDNETITVTASPFDREISADKDYVTLEDDKAIWKNSWDAAGKPITWDMVHYDVQLIGGVALHEGKVAEMQTGEGKTLVATLPMYLNALAGNGVHLVTVNDYLARRDSAWMAPLFEFHGMTVDCIDNHRPNSAARRKAYLSDITYGTNNEFGFDYLRDNMAHAPNDLVQRPHHYAIVDEVDSVLIDDARTPLIISGPVPEGDRHEFNELKPKISNIVDVQKKYLTGVLAEAKRLIKEGDEKEGGFQLLRVYRGLPKNKALIKYLSEEGVKQILQKTENHYMSDNNREMPKVDAELYFVIDEKNNQIELTDKGVDFLSGEGDPDFFVMPEIGTEIAKIENMGLPKEEEVAKKEELFRDFSVKSERIHTMNQLLKAYTLFEKDDQYVVMDNKVLIVDEQTGRIMDGRRYSDGLHQAIEAKEDVKIEAMTQTFATITLQNYFRMYRKLSGMTGTAVTEAGELWEIYKLDVVEIPTNRPIARQDREDKIYKTKREKYNAVAEEVTALSQAGRPVLIGTTSVEISELLSRMLSIRNIPHNVLNAKLHKREADIVAEAGKSGIVTIATNMAGRGTDIKLSKEVKEAGGLAIVGTERHDSRRVDRQLRGRSGRQGDPGSSQFYVSLEDNLMRLFGSERIAKMMDRMGLKEGEVIQHSMISKSIERAQKKVEENNFGIRKRLLEYDDVMNAQREVVYKRRYHALFGDRLRVDIANMIYDTAEVIAESNKLAQDYKNFEFELIRFFSMSSPISEKEFEKMDAREIAGKIYKAAYVHYQDKMARNAEMAFPVIKNVYETQKDKYKRILVPFTDGVKTLNVATDLEKAYETEGKQLVNDFEKNITLAIIDDAWKTHLRKMDELKQSVQLAVHEQKDPLLIYKFEAFELFKAMIEKVNKDVISFLFKGELPQENQQQIQEAREVKRKENLSEQKDEIPNMDERAAQSRAAGNTQPQRQQVTETITRERPKINRNDKVTIKHVMSGENKEMKFKQAIPLLDKGDWVLVDD, encoded by the coding sequence ATGGGAATATTAGATAACGTACTAAAAGTTTTTGTAGGCGATAAATCAAAAAAAGACATCAGCCAAATACAGCCACTTGTAAATGAAATAAAAAAACACGAAGCAGCCATAGAAAAACTCTCCCACGATGAGCTAAGGGCGAAGTCAGATTTTTTCAGAAAAGAAATAAAAGCAGCACAAAAAGATGTTCAGGACCAAATTGACAGCCTTGAAAAACAATCTGAGGAAGAGCAGGACATCAACAAAAAAGAAGAATACTACAACCAGATAGACAAACTAAAGGACGATCGCTACGAAATTGAAAAAGCGACCCTTACCAAAATACTTCCCGAAGCTTTTGCCGTGATGAAAGAAACCGCAAAACGCTTTAAAGACAACGAAACCATTACCGTTACGGCGAGTCCTTTTGACCGGGAAATTTCTGCAGACAAAGACTATGTAACCCTTGAAGATGACAAAGCCATTTGGAAAAACTCTTGGGATGCCGCCGGAAAACCCATTACTTGGGATATGGTGCACTACGATGTTCAGTTAATTGGTGGTGTGGCACTTCACGAAGGGAAAGTAGCCGAAATGCAAACGGGTGAAGGTAAAACCTTGGTTGCTACGCTACCCATGTATCTCAACGCCCTTGCCGGTAACGGGGTTCACCTTGTTACGGTGAATGACTACCTTGCAAGACGTGATAGCGCGTGGATGGCTCCGTTATTTGAATTCCACGGAATGACAGTAGATTGTATTGACAACCACCGCCCCAATTCCGCAGCACGAAGAAAGGCTTATCTCTCTGATATAACTTATGGAACCAATAATGAATTTGGTTTTGATTACCTGCGCGATAATATGGCGCATGCCCCAAACGATCTTGTACAGCGTCCGCACCACTATGCTATTGTGGATGAGGTGGATTCGGTATTGATTGACGATGCACGTACGCCGCTTATTATTTCAGGGCCCGTGCCAGAAGGCGACCGTCATGAATTCAACGAGTTGAAGCCAAAAATCAGCAATATTGTTGACGTTCAGAAAAAATACTTGACCGGCGTTTTGGCCGAAGCCAAAAGGCTTATAAAGGAAGGTGATGAAAAAGAAGGCGGGTTCCAGTTATTGCGAGTATACCGCGGTTTGCCAAAGAACAAAGCATTGATTAAATACCTTTCCGAAGAAGGCGTAAAACAAATTCTACAGAAAACCGAAAACCACTATATGAGCGACAACAACCGCGAAATGCCAAAGGTTGATGCTGAGCTCTATTTTGTAATTGACGAAAAAAACAACCAGATAGAACTTACCGACAAAGGTGTAGATTTCCTTTCTGGGGAAGGTGATCCCGATTTCTTCGTAATGCCAGAAATAGGTACCGAAATAGCCAAGATAGAAAACATGGGACTGCCAAAAGAAGAAGAAGTTGCCAAAAAAGAAGAGCTTTTCCGTGATTTTTCGGTAAAAAGTGAACGTATTCACACGATGAACCAACTCTTGAAAGCCTATACGCTTTTTGAAAAGGACGACCAATATGTGGTGATGGACAACAAGGTTTTGATCGTGGATGAGCAAACGGGCCGTATTATGGACGGTCGCCGTTACAGCGACGGACTTCACCAAGCTATTGAGGCTAAGGAGGATGTGAAGATTGAGGCCATGACCCAAACCTTCGCGACCATTACGCTTCAGAATTACTTTAGAATGTACCGCAAGCTTTCAGGGATGACAGGTACTGCAGTTACAGAGGCTGGCGAACTTTGGGAAATCTACAAACTTGATGTGGTAGAAATTCCTACCAACCGCCCCATTGCCCGTCAAGACCGTGAGGATAAAATTTACAAAACCAAACGTGAAAAATACAACGCCGTAGCGGAGGAAGTTACAGCGCTTTCCCAAGCAGGCAGACCCGTTTTGATTGGTACAACATCAGTAGAGATTTCAGAATTGTTGAGCCGTATGTTGAGTATTCGCAATATTCCCCACAACGTTTTAAACGCAAAACTCCACAAACGCGAGGCAGACATTGTAGCCGAAGCGGGAAAAAGTGGTATCGTAACTATAGCCACCAACATGGCCGGTCGTGGTACAGATATTAAACTGAGCAAGGAAGTAAAAGAAGCTGGCGGACTTGCGATTGTAGGTACCGAAAGGCACGATAGCCGTCGCGTGGACAGACAGTTGCGCGGACGTAGTGGCCGTCAGGGAGATCCGGGAAGCTCGCAGTTCTATGTTTCCCTGGAAGACAACTTGATGCGTCTTTTCGGAAGTGAGCGAATTGCTAAAATGATGGACCGTATGGGCTTGAAGGAAGGCGAGGTTATTCAGCACAGTATGATTTCAAAATCCATTGAACGCGCACAGAAAAAAGTTGAGGAAAACAACTTCGGAATCCGTAAACGTTTGCTTGAATATGATGACGTGATGAACGCCCAACGTGAGGTGGTTTACAAACGTAGATACCACGCATTGTTTGGTGACAGGCTTCGTGTGGACATTGCAAACATGATTTACGACACTGCCGAAGTAATTGCAGAAAGCAATAAATTGGCACAGGACTATAAGAATTTTGAATTTGAATTGATTCGTTTCTTCTCCATGAGCTCCCCTATTTCCGAAAAGGAATTTGAGAAAATGGATGCCCGAGAAATTGCCGGTAAAATTTACAAAGCCGCCTACGTTCATTATCAGGATAAAATGGCCCGCAATGCCGAAATGGCCTTCCCGGTAATTAAAAATGTTTACGAGACACAAAAAGATAAATACAAACGTATTCTTGTGCCGTTTACAGATGGCGTAAAAACCTTAAACGTTGCTACAGATCTTGAAAAAGCCTACGAAACCGAAGGAAAGCAATTGGTGAACGATTTTGAAAAGAATATTACCCTCGCCATTATTGATGATGCATGGAAAACACACCTTCGCAAGATGGACGAATTGAAACAATCCGTACAGCTGGCAGTTCACGAGCAAAAAGATCCTTTGTTGATTTATAAGTTTGAAGCTTTTGAACTTTTTAAGGCGATGATTGAGAAAGTGAACAAGGATGTTATTTCGTTCCTTTTCAAAGGAGAATTGCCACAGGAAAACCAACAGCAAATTCAGGAAGCACGCGAAGTAAAACGCAAGGAAAACCTGAGCGAGCAGAAAGATGAAATTCCGAATATGGATGAGCGTGCCGCCCAATCTCGAGCTGCAGGAAATACCCAACCCCAGCGCCAACAAGTAACTGAAACCATTACTCGTGAGCGTCCTAAAATAAACCGCAACGATAAGGTGACCATTAAGCACGTGATGAGCGGTGAGAATAAAGAGATGAAGTTTAAGCAAGCCATTCCTCTGCTCGATAAGGGAGATTGGGTGCTTGTGGATGATTAA
- a CDS encoding Ohr family peroxiredoxin — MKILYEASSTAVGGRKGHVTTEDGKIDMELSVPKGLGGDGGKGTNPEQLFGSAYAACFGSAVQMIAENKKIKLGDDMSVTANIEIGKTKDGDLQLRATLDCYLPGVDVKTGEDLVNKAHEVCPYSRATRDNITVTLNLLLDE, encoded by the coding sequence ATGAAAATCTTATATGAAGCTTCATCTACAGCTGTCGGCGGAAGAAAAGGACACGTAACTACCGAGGATGGCAAAATTGACATGGAACTTTCCGTACCTAAAGGACTTGGCGGCGATGGGGGTAAAGGCACAAATCCTGAACAACTTTTTGGCAGTGCTTATGCGGCTTGTTTTGGTAGTGCTGTGCAAATGATAGCCGAAAACAAAAAAATTAAATTGGGCGATGATATGAGCGTAACAGCAAATATCGAAATTGGAAAAACAAAGGATGGAGATTTACAATTGCGTGCAACATTGGATTGTTATCTACCTGGTGTTGATGTGAAAACTGGAGAGGATCTGGTTAATAAAGCTCACGAAGTATGCCCCTATTCCCGTGCTACACGAGATAACATTACGGTAACCCTAAACCTTTTATTGGACGAATAG
- the meaB gene encoding methylmalonyl Co-A mutase-associated GTPase MeaB codes for MAEKVKKISALKEKEGISQPETLNREVVKQLQSSKKKELSIDELVSGILDQNQATLSRAITIIESTAQKHQQQAKSIIDNCLPHANRSIRIGITGVPGVGKSTFIESFGKLLISEGKKVAVLTVDPSSSISKGSILGDKTRMEKLVKEKNAFIRPSASGDTLGGVARKTRETIILCEAAGFDVILIETVGVGQSETAVHSMTDFFLLLKLAGAGDELQGIKRGIMEMADSIVINKADGENLKAAKIAKNEFNRALHLYPAKESGWAPKTILCSALKNEGIAEIWEVVSDYFETVKSNGYFQHKRKEQNKFWLMQTIESRLKSEFYANPLVKVELEKQLLALDKNKTTPFEAAEKLLSMKN; via the coding sequence GTGGCAGAGAAGGTAAAAAAAATAAGCGCACTCAAAGAAAAGGAAGGAATTTCGCAACCTGAAACTTTAAACAGGGAAGTTGTGAAACAACTCCAATCTTCCAAAAAGAAAGAGTTATCAATCGATGAATTGGTCTCTGGAATCTTAGATCAAAATCAGGCCACACTTAGTCGAGCCATAACCATTATTGAAAGCACCGCCCAAAAACACCAACAACAAGCAAAATCAATTATAGACAACTGCTTACCCCACGCCAATCGCTCCATCCGTATCGGGATTACGGGTGTTCCCGGCGTGGGCAAAAGTACTTTTATTGAAAGTTTTGGAAAGCTGCTCATTTCTGAAGGGAAAAAAGTAGCTGTTTTAACCGTTGATCCGAGCAGTAGTATAAGCAAGGGGAGCATTCTTGGTGACAAAACCCGAATGGAGAAATTGGTTAAGGAAAAAAATGCTTTCATACGTCCTTCCGCCAGTGGTGACACTTTGGGCGGGGTTGCCCGTAAAACCCGAGAAACCATCATTCTGTGCGAAGCCGCAGGTTTTGATGTAATCTTGATTGAAACCGTGGGCGTAGGCCAAAGCGAAACCGCCGTACATTCCATGACCGATTTCTTTTTATTGCTGAAGCTTGCCGGTGCCGGGGATGAACTGCAAGGCATAAAACGCGGCATTATGGAAATGGCAGACTCCATTGTTATCAACAAAGCAGATGGTGAAAATCTAAAAGCAGCAAAAATCGCCAAAAATGAATTTAACCGCGCACTACACCTCTATCCCGCAAAAGAAAGTGGGTGGGCGCCCAAAACAATTTTATGTAGCGCCCTTAAAAATGAAGGCATTGCTGAAATTTGGGAAGTGGTTTCAGATTATTTTGAAACTGTAAAAAGCAACGGCTATTTTCAGCATAAACGAAAAGAACAGAACAAATTTTGGCTGATGCAAACGATAGAAAGCCGTTTGAAAAGTGAATTTTATGCTAACCCTTTAGTTAAAGTAGAACTGGAAAAGCAGTTGCTCGCCTTAGACAAAAACAAAACTACTCCTTTTGAGGCTGCGGAGAAATTGCTTTCCATGAAAAATTAA